From the genome of Triticum aestivum cultivar Chinese Spring chromosome 3B, IWGSC CS RefSeq v2.1, whole genome shotgun sequence, one region includes:
- the LOC123068723 gene encoding uncharacterized protein At4g14100, which produces MAWPLLQLLLIAATTTAAASSSATTPDGPAPWPEQFHAVLFTNLTNVSFASTSPPLRLHDLYYDWPRRRNLNLIRYQLSRDPLYDVEWNNGTSFYFDSATCRTLQFPVGMLRPGWIAEGGAVYLGRETTGGIDCHVWGKADFIVYYEDALTRRPVRWNFIDVTGIEQFVMSFEVGVVLEDDSQWQAPAHCFLDDAANKTNEHDDHVAVSNGVMDALRLFRKFAGAAAAY; this is translated from the exons ATGGCATGGCCACTGCTCCAGCTCCTGCTCATCGCCGCCACCACCACTGCAGCGGCGTCGTCCTCAGCGACGACGCCTGACGGGCCGGCGCCATGGCCGGAGCAGTTCCACGCGGTGCTGTTCACGAACCTGACCAACGTCTCGTTcgcatcgacgagcccaccgctcCGCCTGCACGACCTCTACTACGACTGGCCGCGGCGGCGCAACCTGAACCTGATCCGGTACCAGCTGTCCCGCGACCCGCTGTACGACGTGGAGTGGAACAACGGCACCAGCTTCTACTTCGACTCGGCCACCTGCCGCACGCTGCAGTTCCCCGTCGGCATGCTCCGCCCCGGGTGGATCGCCGAGGGCGGCGCCGTCTACCTCGGCCGCGAGACCACCGGCGGGATCGACTGCCACGTCTGGGGCAAGGCTGACTTCATCGTCTACTACGAGGACGCACtcacgcgccgccccgtccgctgGAACTTCATTGATG TGACGGGGATAGAGCAGTTTGTGATGAGCTTCGAGGTGGGCGTGGTGCTGGAAGACGATTCGCAGTGGCAGGCACCCGCGCACTGCTTCCTGGACGACGCAGCCAACAAGACCAACGAGCACGACGATCATGTCGCTGTTTCGAATGGCGTCATGGACGCGCTCAGGCTATTCAGGAAGTTTGCTGGAGCTGCCGCCGCCTACTGA